A stretch of the Leptospira harrisiae genome encodes the following:
- a CDS encoding alpha-2-macroglobulin family protein, with amino-acid sequence MRKLVLIVGFLFSLNSCNSFSGFFRSFKRSIFPSSCRVEVKLDTSDLKYIEDLWDYRFTVSEDTNLREFASAVQISPKPSYQKTVFSNYISREFSLDSWSFDPGISYEIKIGKFYAENDCFLETPVSFNLPAMLRKPSFYLSRENIFESNLNKVLPISISNVPEFQIRSAELSIPILVNAVATLGDKYYEYENQLNWKKSVWKSGIKVNSYGNQGMDIDNYFGPKPNTKSWVAIQLGANVIGDNNIEEFKKESIFLQSTNLGITTKLDPNTIHVWVHSLSKAEPVANADISLYEKGSLRGTCKTDKDGYCTTPSINDTKAFGKSVLIAEDPSGDKAFLHFNETHIEGYSDYYTENHVKGKIYFDRKLYRPGDRVEIKAVISDRKNGVLVPYASKVLNIQIRDSRGKDVANTNVTSTSQGGVTTGYSIPSDAPLGHYSVSVYLSGKDDSVTYDTFQVEEFRPVNFMVNVNLANSVNKNQNLKGSVEGKYMFGAPMGGAKVSYSVLKRKRYISFSSFPNYDFSDTWYDYEDEYSSGNSDYVTGSEGVLDDKGFYQLDLPITDLTGKFVTDGETIEIADPYNLVVESSVFDVDGKSVTKSAILPYNPSETYVGLKCNDRYQSMEKPFLFNAFAVNLQGKAVAGTELKVYIIYNDWTSVLSKGLGKFFFRSNQLTKKIVEVKKLISKVDGVSFDYRAKESGSYTVLVLNGDKVYSRVDFYAYQKESYYTWDFRGDDSIELRSDKKEYKIGDTAKILIKSPLQNARVIVTVERDSVYFKKSFLMKGNSAPLEIPIEESFLPNVDVNVVMLSGRLPIPEGISAEDIKEFNEQDLGAPKAKTGSVTLKVNLNSRTAPVVIKTDKTEYQPREQVKLSIQTNPGAELTVSVADRGVLDLVGYSFQSPVQMFYQYWYSIVKTFELRSMIIKHYIYENKGDSPGGDYGEDSGGGFSAESESGARKDFRHTAYWNPVVIADSNGNADLSFTLPDNLTTFRVMVASSANGKYGASNSEFLVKKNLVLQKTVARFIRVGDSLELGGSITNNTKKKGKFKYKIDSKFLSQDKNWTSIELAAGQTKEVLRTFQISDTQYIKLKLDHPKDEIQLSYQMSVEPENSSEFAEFKKSDLSDSLVVTIPIKEFDPVTSVQFSGYTDSEHKTLIVFPKKDSILLNKGSLDIRLSGTALTALKSAFDFYESNPYFCMEQRTSAYLLSLSAGELLKDFQYKAPSKESYDFTQIEKLFLDEMSEFQAVDGSFKVWKGNGRTGYPYLTAYIVSVMQIAKEKGKRSNPQAYQAAIQYLLNYVKNPTETSTNSYQTLSLIYSVLSKDKKEVHSLEKTLVDNFEELNLKSRGIFLTAYAEVHKLDSFESDPVFKKLFEEYTKYITYEKELFTLKPLKQKNENYYYYSYYSSPTVLGNYLRLLLRVDSKNSRIVDLVKSIMLDRQNHFWADSHSVGTIALALSEYRNRFESTSSDTEGKAIFGEKTLIDESFSSSSDSIYKEEITFDRLFEGKDPSSRPLLFKRTSSEGRLYFQSRLMYIPVKDTTLQKFNGLEIRKTLYRIEGRDSDGDPILKEVTNLQRGSTYLVKLKILSNTDQAFGMIVDPIPSNTEIVNTSFLTEKTSDAEDNEVSDDYYSGYKEYRDDRVIFSEDRIEKGETEFNYILRPVAKGNSIMPASKTFLMYHPQFYGNTNTIRVKVD; translated from the coding sequence ATGCGTAAGTTGGTCCTTATCGTTGGTTTTTTATTTTCCCTTAACTCGTGTAATTCTTTTTCAGGTTTTTTTCGTTCCTTCAAACGTTCTATTTTTCCAAGTAGTTGTCGTGTTGAGGTAAAACTTGATACGAGTGATTTAAAATATATAGAAGATCTTTGGGACTATCGTTTTACAGTTTCAGAAGATACCAATTTAAGAGAGTTTGCATCTGCAGTTCAAATATCTCCAAAACCTTCTTACCAAAAAACAGTATTTTCTAATTACATAAGCCGAGAGTTTTCTCTCGACTCTTGGAGTTTTGATCCAGGTATAAGTTATGAAATCAAAATTGGAAAATTTTATGCAGAGAACGATTGTTTTCTTGAAACACCTGTTAGCTTCAACTTGCCGGCAATGTTAAGAAAACCATCATTCTATTTATCAAGGGAAAATATATTTGAATCCAATTTAAACAAAGTATTACCGATTTCAATTTCAAATGTTCCTGAATTTCAAATTCGCTCCGCTGAATTGTCAATTCCCATTCTTGTAAATGCAGTTGCCACACTTGGAGATAAGTATTATGAATACGAAAACCAACTGAACTGGAAAAAGTCTGTTTGGAAATCGGGAATAAAGGTAAATTCCTATGGCAATCAAGGAATGGATATCGACAATTATTTTGGCCCTAAACCAAACACAAAGTCTTGGGTTGCAATTCAGTTAGGTGCCAATGTTATCGGTGACAACAACATAGAAGAATTCAAAAAGGAATCTATATTTTTACAATCTACAAACCTAGGAATCACAACAAAATTAGATCCAAATACAATTCACGTTTGGGTACATAGTTTATCAAAAGCAGAACCCGTTGCGAATGCGGATATCAGTTTGTATGAAAAAGGAAGTCTCCGAGGAACTTGTAAAACAGATAAAGACGGATATTGTACGACTCCTTCTATCAATGATACAAAAGCATTCGGAAAATCTGTGTTAATTGCGGAAGATCCTTCTGGCGATAAAGCATTTCTTCATTTTAATGAAACACATATTGAAGGTTATAGTGATTACTACACTGAAAATCATGTGAAAGGTAAAATATACTTCGATCGAAAGTTATATAGACCTGGTGACCGAGTTGAGATCAAAGCAGTTATTTCGGATAGAAAAAATGGGGTTTTGGTACCTTATGCTTCGAAAGTATTGAACATTCAAATACGCGATTCAAGAGGAAAGGATGTAGCAAATACAAACGTAACTTCAACTTCGCAAGGTGGTGTTACTACTGGTTACTCCATTCCTTCAGATGCACCTCTTGGACATTATTCTGTATCCGTGTACCTTTCCGGAAAAGATGATTCTGTTACCTACGATACCTTTCAAGTAGAAGAATTCCGCCCTGTTAATTTTATGGTAAACGTAAATTTGGCAAATTCTGTAAACAAAAACCAAAATTTGAAAGGATCTGTAGAAGGAAAATATATGTTTGGTGCTCCGATGGGAGGAGCTAAGGTTAGTTATTCGGTCTTAAAAAGAAAAAGATATATATCTTTCAGTTCCTTTCCAAATTATGATTTTTCAGATACATGGTATGATTATGAAGATGAATACTCTAGTGGAAATTCCGACTACGTAACTGGGTCAGAAGGTGTATTGGATGATAAAGGTTTTTATCAATTGGATCTTCCAATCACTGATTTAACAGGTAAGTTCGTCACTGATGGTGAAACCATCGAAATTGCCGATCCATATAATTTAGTCGTGGAATCATCTGTTTTTGATGTAGATGGAAAGTCTGTAACAAAATCTGCTATTTTGCCTTACAATCCATCCGAAACATATGTTGGATTGAAATGTAACGATCGCTACCAATCAATGGAAAAACCATTTTTATTCAATGCATTTGCAGTCAATTTACAAGGGAAGGCAGTTGCAGGTACAGAATTAAAAGTTTATATTATTTATAATGATTGGACTTCAGTTTTATCAAAGGGATTAGGGAAGTTTTTCTTTCGCAGCAACCAACTAACAAAGAAAATTGTAGAAGTTAAAAAACTCATTTCAAAGGTGGATGGAGTCTCTTTTGATTATCGAGCTAAAGAATCTGGAAGTTATACTGTTTTAGTTCTGAATGGCGATAAAGTATATTCTCGAGTGGATTTTTATGCATATCAAAAAGAATCTTATTATACTTGGGACTTTCGCGGGGATGATTCCATTGAGTTACGATCTGATAAAAAAGAATATAAAATTGGCGATACGGCAAAAATTTTAATCAAATCTCCGTTGCAGAACGCTCGCGTGATCGTTACTGTAGAGCGAGATTCGGTATATTTCAAAAAATCATTTTTAATGAAAGGAAATAGTGCGCCGCTTGAGATTCCTATCGAAGAATCATTTTTACCTAATGTGGATGTAAATGTAGTTATGTTGTCTGGTAGATTGCCTATACCAGAAGGGATTTCTGCAGAGGACATCAAAGAGTTCAATGAACAAGACTTAGGTGCTCCAAAGGCAAAAACCGGATCTGTAACTTTGAAAGTTAATTTAAATTCTCGAACGGCTCCGGTAGTCATTAAAACTGATAAAACGGAATACCAACCGAGAGAACAAGTGAAACTATCGATCCAAACTAATCCAGGTGCAGAGCTCACCGTATCTGTTGCCGATCGTGGAGTATTAGATTTAGTTGGTTATTCATTCCAAAGCCCAGTTCAAATGTTTTATCAATATTGGTATAGCATTGTTAAAACTTTTGAGCTTCGGAGTATGATCATCAAACATTATATATACGAAAATAAAGGTGATAGTCCAGGAGGAGATTATGGTGAAGATTCCGGTGGCGGATTCTCTGCTGAATCAGAATCAGGGGCGAGAAAAGATTTTCGACACACTGCTTATTGGAATCCAGTGGTTATTGCTGATAGTAATGGAAATGCCGATCTAAGTTTTACATTGCCGGACAATTTGACTACATTTCGAGTTATGGTTGCATCTTCAGCCAATGGTAAATACGGAGCTTCCAATTCTGAATTCCTTGTCAAAAAGAATTTAGTTTTACAAAAGACTGTTGCGCGATTTATTCGAGTAGGCGATAGTTTGGAGTTAGGTGGAAGTATAACAAATAATACGAAGAAAAAAGGAAAATTCAAATATAAAATCGATTCAAAATTTCTTTCACAGGACAAAAATTGGACTTCGATTGAACTGGCTGCTGGTCAAACAAAGGAAGTTCTGAGAACATTTCAAATTTCTGATACACAGTACATTAAACTTAAACTGGATCATCCAAAGGATGAAATTCAATTGTCTTATCAAATGTCTGTAGAGCCAGAAAACAGTTCCGAATTTGCCGAATTTAAAAAATCAGATCTTTCTGATTCCTTGGTTGTTACCATTCCTATCAAAGAATTTGATCCAGTAACTTCTGTGCAGTTTTCAGGATATACTGATTCGGAACACAAAACCTTAATTGTTTTTCCAAAAAAAGATTCTATTTTGTTGAACAAAGGATCGTTAGACATTCGTTTGTCGGGAACTGCTTTGACCGCTTTGAAATCTGCTTTCGATTTTTATGAATCGAATCCTTATTTTTGTATGGAACAACGGACATCTGCTTATTTACTTTCTTTGAGTGCAGGGGAGTTATTAAAAGATTTCCAATACAAAGCTCCTTCCAAAGAGTCATATGATTTCACACAAATAGAAAAGTTGTTTTTGGATGAGATGTCGGAATTCCAGGCTGTCGATGGAAGTTTTAAAGTCTGGAAAGGCAATGGCAGAACCGGTTATCCTTATTTGACTGCATACATTGTTTCGGTAATGCAGATAGCGAAGGAGAAAGGAAAACGATCCAATCCACAAGCCTACCAAGCCGCTATCCAGTATTTACTAAATTATGTAAAAAATCCTACTGAAACATCAACGAACTCTTATCAAACTTTAAGTTTAATATATTCTGTGCTTTCAAAAGATAAAAAGGAAGTTCATTCGTTAGAAAAGACTTTGGTAGATAATTTTGAGGAATTAAATTTAAAATCACGAGGTATTTTTCTTACAGCATATGCAGAAGTGCACAAACTAGATTCCTTTGAATCTGATCCCGTGTTTAAAAAATTATTTGAGGAATATACAAAGTACATCACATATGAAAAAGAATTATTCACTCTAAAACCTCTCAAACAAAAAAATGAGAATTATTATTACTATTCGTATTATAGTTCCCCAACAGTCCTTGGAAATTATCTGAGATTGTTACTAAGAGTTGATTCAAAAAATTCTAGGATAGTTGATTTGGTAAAATCAATTATGTTGGATAGACAAAACCATTTCTGGGCTGACAGCCATAGTGTGGGTACCATCGCTTTAGCTCTATCGGAATATAGAAATCGTTTTGAATCTACGTCTTCTGATACTGAAGGAAAAGCTATCTTTGGTGAAAAAACATTAATTGATGAATCATTTTCTTCTTCTTCGGATTCTATTTATAAGGAAGAAATTACATTCGATCGCCTTTTTGAAGGAAAAGATCCATCTAGCCGCCCTTTACTTTTCAAACGAACCAGTTCAGAAGGAAGATTGTATTTTCAATCTAGATTGATGTACATTCCTGTAAAAGATACGACATTACAAAAGTTCAATGGACTGGAAATTAGAAAAACTTTATATCGAATCGAAGGAAGAGATTCTGATGGTGATCCAATTTTAAAAGAAGTGACAAACTTACAACGAGGGTCTACATATCTTGTTAAATTAAAAATCTTAAGTAATACAGACCAAGCATTTGGAATGATCGTAGACCCAATTCCAAGTAACACTGAAATTGTAAATACTTCTTTCCTAACTGAAAAAACTTCAGATGCCGAAGATAACGAAGTGAGTGATGATTATTATTCTGGTTATAAGGAATATCGTGACGATCGGGTGATTTTTTCCGAAGATAGAATTGAAAAAGGAGAAACGGAGTTTAATTATATATTAAGACCTGTTGCTAAAGGAAATTCAATAATGCCAGCTTCAAAAACATTTTTAATGTATCATCCTCAATTTTATGGAAATACCAATACGATTCGAGTGAAAGTGGATTGA
- a CDS encoding hydrogen peroxide-inducible genes activator has product MTITQLRYIVALDQFKSFAKAAEHCLVAQPTLSLQIQKVEQELGFELFDRKKNPVITTKLGKAVVDQAKNTLKEADKLFEIAGQWKDEPAGSISIGIIPTVSNYLIPSIYLSLQKEFSKVNFRISELPTLTILEKLESEEIDLGILATPLKISNIVEQPLYYEPFVVYYPKDAKEKSTSVSMKHIEKYPLLVLGEEHCFRHQSLKICNRNALAKIESGSVETLKRMVDMGIGVTLLPKLAVGKSSERVVPFQSPEPAREISLVYKKGFYKTKILKKLASLILDVIPKEYHTKDKFKIIGVSINQD; this is encoded by the coding sequence ATGACAATTACTCAACTTCGATACATCGTTGCTTTGGATCAATTTAAGAGTTTTGCAAAAGCCGCCGAACATTGTTTAGTTGCTCAACCTACTTTGAGTTTACAAATTCAAAAAGTGGAACAGGAACTTGGTTTTGAATTATTTGATCGAAAAAAAAATCCAGTCATTACTACAAAATTGGGAAAAGCTGTGGTCGATCAGGCGAAGAATACTTTGAAGGAAGCTGACAAACTTTTTGAAATAGCTGGTCAATGGAAAGATGAACCAGCTGGGAGTATATCAATTGGAATCATACCTACTGTAAGTAACTACCTCATCCCTTCAATTTATCTAAGTTTACAAAAAGAATTTTCGAAGGTTAATTTTCGAATTTCTGAACTTCCTACACTTACTATATTAGAAAAATTAGAATCAGAGGAAATTGATTTAGGGATTCTTGCAACCCCACTTAAAATTTCAAACATCGTTGAACAACCGCTTTATTATGAACCCTTTGTAGTTTATTATCCAAAAGATGCCAAAGAAAAATCAACTTCTGTTTCCATGAAACATATAGAAAAATATCCGTTGCTTGTCCTTGGAGAGGAGCATTGTTTTCGACACCAATCTTTAAAAATTTGTAATCGAAATGCTCTGGCAAAAATTGAAAGTGGGAGTGTCGAAACTCTAAAACGAATGGTAGATATGGGGATCGGAGTGACACTTTTACCAAAGTTAGCAGTGGGAAAATCATCGGAAAGAGTGGTTCCATTTCAATCACCGGAACCAGCTCGGGAAATTAGTTTGGTTTATAAAAAAGGATTTTATAAGACTAAAATTTTAAAAAAACTTGCAAGTTTGATTCTGGATGTAATTCCAAAGGAATACCACACCAAAGATAAATTTAAGATCATTGGTGTTTCGATCAACCAAGACTAA
- the ahpF gene encoding alkyl hydroperoxide reductase subunit F — MLDESTKEQVKQYFERIKNPVKIILYSGVHEKRDELVAFLNDIASLSSKISLKHSEEKNDGIRFAIYSDEKPTGIEFSGIPMGHEFTSLILAILQSGGNPIKLEEGILSAVSKLKENLNFETFISLDCHNCPEVVQTLNSFALINPSISHNMIDGAMYPELVKEKNIQGVPAVFLNGKRFLSGKAEASVIFDKLLELYSVPESNEETEILNNPSEVYDVAVIGGGPSGITAAVYSARKGLKTLVIADRLGGQVKDTMGIENIISLPYTTGPELTNVLSEQLNKNQIKKKENVRVIKIEQGKLKTIHLNTGERILTKTVILSTGAKWRELNVPGEKEFVGKGVAYCPHCDGPFFKDKDVAVVGGGNSGVEAALDLSGIVKSVTLIEFGDKLNADKVLLDKVAQSPNIKTLVKTQTMEIQSNSEKVTGLTYKNRSSEQTDTIPLDGVFVQIGLVPNSSFVKELVETNRFGEILVDEKCKTNVDGIFACGDVTNTPYKQIIIAMGEGAKAAISAFEYLLHAA; from the coding sequence ATGTTAGATGAATCAACAAAAGAACAAGTAAAACAATATTTTGAACGAATCAAAAATCCTGTTAAAATCATATTGTATTCGGGAGTTCATGAAAAAAGAGATGAGTTGGTTGCATTTTTAAATGATATCGCATCGCTCAGTTCAAAAATTTCATTGAAACATTCAGAAGAAAAAAATGATGGTATTCGGTTTGCAATTTATTCTGACGAAAAACCAACAGGAATTGAATTCTCAGGAATTCCCATGGGTCATGAATTTACATCTTTGATTTTGGCAATTTTGCAATCAGGTGGAAATCCAATCAAATTAGAAGAAGGAATTCTCTCAGCCGTATCAAAATTAAAAGAAAATTTGAACTTTGAAACATTCATTTCTCTTGATTGCCATAACTGCCCAGAAGTGGTTCAAACTCTTAATAGTTTTGCACTCATCAATCCATCAATTTCACATAACATGATCGATGGAGCTATGTATCCAGAGTTAGTAAAAGAGAAAAATATTCAAGGAGTTCCAGCTGTATTTTTAAATGGAAAACGTTTTCTTTCAGGAAAGGCTGAAGCATCCGTGATATTTGATAAACTTTTAGAATTGTATTCTGTTCCTGAGTCAAACGAAGAAACAGAGATCCTAAACAATCCATCTGAGGTTTATGATGTAGCAGTCATTGGAGGTGGCCCTTCCGGTATAACTGCGGCAGTATATTCTGCTAGGAAAGGATTGAAAACTTTAGTCATAGCAGATAGGTTAGGTGGCCAGGTAAAGGATACTATGGGAATTGAAAATATAATATCCTTGCCTTATACAACAGGACCAGAGTTGACAAATGTATTATCCGAACAACTAAATAAAAACCAAATCAAAAAGAAAGAAAACGTACGCGTAATAAAAATTGAACAAGGAAAATTAAAAACCATTCATTTGAATACGGGTGAACGAATTCTCACAAAAACAGTGATACTTTCAACTGGTGCCAAGTGGCGAGAGCTGAATGTCCCTGGAGAAAAAGAATTTGTTGGGAAAGGTGTTGCTTATTGCCCTCATTGTGACGGCCCATTTTTTAAAGACAAAGATGTTGCTGTTGTAGGTGGGGGAAATTCAGGAGTAGAAGCAGCGTTAGATTTGAGTGGTATCGTAAAGTCAGTCACCTTGATTGAGTTTGGTGATAAGCTCAATGCAGACAAAGTATTATTAGATAAAGTGGCACAGTCACCCAATATTAAAACTTTGGTTAAAACTCAAACTATGGAAATTCAATCCAATTCGGAAAAAGTAACAGGTCTTACCTATAAAAATAGAAGTTCTGAACAAACGGACACCATTCCCTTAGATGGAGTTTTTGTGCAAATCGGTCTAGTACCAAACAGTAGTTTTGTGAAGGAATTAGTTGAGACCAATCGATTTGGAGAAATATTAGTCGATGAAAAATGTAAAACCAATGTGGATGGAATTTTTGCTTGTGGAGATGTGACAAACACACCTTACAAACAAATTATCATAGCAATGGGTGAGGGAGCAAAAGCGGCAATTAGTGCCTTTGAATATCTATTACACGCTGCCTGA
- a CDS encoding PAS domain-containing protein, with protein MRPPPPSLEIQILSAMEEVIFSANFPELEIIYISPSSETLTGYPKEYFTNQKDNWKNLILEEDRSLVEAALTSLHADDKIRVRYRIQTKNKKIKFVQCQGRLIRNETGEILRFDGIVADISELLSLQDIIKNESGEIKQLLLENNILFNGSQDSMFLVEVMDEGDFIIRRINLAYERSTGVTQAFIQGKTPIELLGEELGQPILKNFRNVLNAKTTISYEESIPMPAGTKIWTTALTPIEVNGKFKFIVGASKDITEQKRAEIALKESNERYALILEVSSDGWFDWDLVNDTVIYSRRWWLEFGNDDNVDNVPIGYWKSLIHPDDLDWVTEFLENIMLSQRETFEFSFQMKKRKGNYAHVLSRCYIQRDSSGNKIRMVGSNSDLTETKKIEYTLRKAKEMAEAANMAKGNFLANMSHEIRTPLNGIIGFTELLLHSSLNEEQKEYLNSIFLSGKSLLSLVNQILDFSKIDSGKMELEFISTDLIDLIQSTVDLFQISAASKAIPLKLQLDRNLPKFVSLDPLRIRQVLSNLIGNAIKFTHEGKVEVTVKVQKQVGEIIDIEFAVTDTGIGIDPNSQSKLFDSFSQADTSITRKYGGTGLGLSITNELIQKMNSQLKIESELGNGSRFSFVLSLEVNSSGSVSSNLFEEKLTAPEETVIVVNKQVQNDILIVEDNDLNKKLLSKMLLKRYPHIQLRFAIDGADAVKQYQQKAPDLIFMDLQMPVMDGYTATIEIRKLEKGTNNKTPIIALTAGAFFSVKDTAIESGMNDFLTKPISSADLYSALEKWLLSGSV; from the coding sequence ATGCGCCCTCCTCCGCCATCTCTGGAAATACAAATTCTCTCCGCAATGGAGGAGGTGATCTTTTCGGCGAATTTTCCAGAATTAGAAATCATTTACATTAGCCCTTCCTCAGAGACACTCACCGGATATCCAAAAGAATACTTCACTAATCAAAAAGATAACTGGAAAAATTTAATCCTCGAAGAGGACCGGTCCCTCGTTGAAGCGGCGTTAACGTCACTTCATGCTGATGACAAAATTAGAGTCCGTTACCGCATTCAAACCAAAAACAAAAAAATCAAATTTGTTCAATGCCAAGGAAGATTAATTCGGAACGAAACCGGAGAAATATTACGATTTGATGGAATTGTTGCAGATATCTCCGAATTACTTTCCTTACAAGATATTATTAAAAATGAATCTGGTGAAATCAAACAACTATTACTCGAAAACAATATATTGTTTAATGGAAGCCAAGATTCGATGTTTCTTGTGGAAGTAATGGACGAAGGAGATTTTATCATACGCCGTATAAACTTGGCTTATGAAAGATCTACTGGTGTTACACAAGCTTTCATCCAAGGCAAAACTCCAATCGAATTACTCGGCGAAGAATTGGGCCAACCAATTCTAAAAAATTTCAGAAATGTATTAAATGCCAAAACGACAATTTCGTATGAAGAAAGTATTCCCATGCCTGCAGGAACAAAAATTTGGACTACGGCACTAACTCCAATTGAGGTAAACGGAAAATTTAAATTTATTGTTGGTGCCAGTAAAGACATCACAGAACAAAAACGTGCAGAAATTGCATTAAAAGAATCTAACGAACGCTATGCCCTTATTTTAGAAGTAAGTTCAGATGGATGGTTTGATTGGGATTTGGTTAACGATACCGTGATCTATTCTCGTAGGTGGTGGTTAGAGTTTGGAAACGATGACAATGTTGACAACGTTCCCATTGGCTATTGGAAAAGTTTAATACATCCTGATGATTTAGATTGGGTTACTGAATTTTTAGAAAACATTATGCTCTCACAAAGAGAAACATTTGAATTCAGTTTCCAAATGAAAAAGAGGAAAGGGAACTACGCTCATGTTCTTTCAAGATGTTATATCCAAAGAGATTCGTCTGGAAACAAAATCAGAATGGTTGGATCTAATTCAGATCTCACAGAAACTAAAAAAATAGAATATACACTCCGCAAAGCAAAAGAAATGGCGGAAGCTGCCAATATGGCAAAAGGGAATTTTTTGGCTAACATGAGCCATGAAATCAGAACTCCTCTGAATGGCATCATTGGATTCACCGAACTTCTATTACACTCTTCTTTAAACGAGGAACAAAAAGAATATTTAAATAGTATATTTCTTTCTGGAAAAAGTTTATTATCCTTAGTAAATCAAATTCTTGATTTTTCAAAAATTGATTCAGGAAAAATGGAATTAGAATTCATTAGTACTGATTTAATTGATTTAATCCAATCTACTGTTGATCTTTTCCAAATTTCTGCTGCATCTAAAGCCATTCCACTGAAACTTCAGTTAGATCGCAACTTACCAAAATTTGTTTCTTTGGATCCATTACGAATTAGACAAGTACTTTCAAATTTAATTGGAAATGCGATTAAATTCACTCATGAAGGGAAAGTAGAAGTAACTGTCAAAGTGCAGAAACAGGTAGGTGAAATCATTGATATAGAATTTGCGGTGACAGATACAGGAATCGGAATTGATCCTAATTCACAATCTAAACTTTTTGATTCCTTTTCACAAGCGGACACTTCCATCACTCGTAAATATGGAGGAACAGGACTTGGACTTTCCATCACAAACGAACTCATTCAAAAAATGAACTCTCAACTTAAAATTGAAAGTGAACTAGGAAATGGAAGTCGGTTTAGTTTTGTTTTATCATTAGAAGTAAATTCATCTGGATCGGTTTCTTCAAACTTATTTGAGGAAAAATTAACTGCACCTGAAGAAACAGTCATTGTCGTAAACAAACAAGTCCAAAATGATATTTTGATTGTAGAAGATAATGATTTAAACAAAAAACTGTTATCAAAAATGTTATTAAAAAGATACCCCCATATACAACTTAGATTTGCTATAGATGGGGCAGATGCAGTCAAACAGTACCAACAAAAAGCACCAGATTTGATTTTTATGGATTTACAAATGCCGGTAATGGACGGTTATACGGCAACAATCGAAATTAGAAAACTAGAAAAAGGCACCAATAACAAAACTCCAATCATTGCACTAACAGCGGGAGCCTTTTTCTCAGTAAAAGATACGGCGATAGAATCTGGAATGAATGATTTTCTCACCAAACCAATCTCTTCCGCCGACCTTTATTCTGCTCTTGAAAAATGGTTATTATCAGGCAGCGTGTAA
- the ahpC gene encoding alkyl hydroperoxide reductase subunit C — MSNINTQIPDFTTEAFHNGAFKKISKKDVLGKWSVFVFYPADFTFVCPTELGDVADYYEELQKMGVEVYSVSTDTHFVHKAWHEASDTIKKIKFPMLGDASGKITRGFGVMIEDDGQALRGTFVVNPEGVIKTAEIHDLGIGRSAEELVRKVQAAQYVANNDGEVCPAKWKPGNTTLKPGLDLVGKI; from the coding sequence ATGTCCAATATCAACACACAAATTCCAGACTTTACTACGGAAGCTTTCCATAACGGTGCTTTTAAAAAAATTAGCAAAAAAGACGTTCTAGGAAAATGGTCCGTTTTTGTTTTTTATCCTGCGGATTTTACATTTGTTTGTCCAACAGAACTAGGTGATGTAGCAGATTATTACGAGGAACTCCAAAAAATGGGAGTTGAAGTGTATTCAGTTTCTACTGACACACATTTTGTTCACAAGGCTTGGCATGAAGCAAGTGATACCATTAAAAAAATCAAATTTCCAATGTTAGGTGATGCATCTGGTAAGATCACTAGAGGATTCGGAGTGATGATTGAAGATGATGGTCAAGCACTTAGAGGAACATTTGTAGTAAATCCAGAAGGCGTGATTAAGACTGCTGAGATCCATGATCTTGGAATTGGTCGTTCTGCTGAAGAACTCGTTCGTAAGGTGCAAGCAGCACAATATGTTGCAAACAACGACGGAGAAGTTTGTCCAGCAAAATGGAAACCAGGTAACACAACTTTGAAACCAGGTCTTGACTTGGTAGGAAAAATCTAA